In Alkalihalobacterium alkalinitrilicum, a genomic segment contains:
- a CDS encoding thiazole synthase — translation MNNNDKFIIAGKELSSRFFIGTGRYPNPFVQNEAIKASGSDVLTFAIRRVNLEAPDEDAILQHLEGQTFTYLPNTSGAKTADEAIRIARLAKASGLSDWIKIEISVNEKTLLPDPIETLKATEVLAKEGFVVLPYTSDDPVLCKRLEEAGAAAVMPGGAPIGTGLGILNPYNLSLIVEEANVPIIVDAGLGSAKDVVQAMELGVDGVLMNTPVAKAKDPVKMATAMRYAIEAGRMSYLAGRIPQKRYATASSAYESLILK, via the coding sequence ATGAATAATAATGATAAATTCATCATCGCAGGAAAAGAGTTGTCTTCACGTTTCTTTATTGGTACAGGGCGATACCCTAATCCGTTTGTACAAAATGAAGCCATAAAAGCATCTGGTTCTGACGTTTTAACATTTGCCATTCGGCGTGTGAATTTAGAAGCTCCAGATGAAGATGCGATCTTACAACACTTAGAAGGTCAAACGTTTACGTACTTACCAAATACATCAGGAGCCAAAACAGCGGATGAAGCGATCCGGATTGCTCGTTTAGCGAAAGCAAGTGGGTTAAGTGATTGGATTAAGATCGAGATAAGTGTCAATGAAAAAACGTTATTACCTGATCCAATAGAGACTTTAAAAGCAACAGAAGTTCTTGCAAAAGAAGGTTTCGTTGTACTCCCTTATACTTCGGACGACCCAGTCCTGTGTAAGAGGTTAGAAGAGGCTGGTGCGGCTGCCGTTATGCCTGGAGGAGCACCAATTGGAACGGGATTAGGCATTCTAAATCCTTATAATTTATCGTTAATTGTTGAAGAAGCTAACGTTCCGATTATTGTGGATGCGGGACTAGGATCGGCAAAGGACGTAGTTCAAGCAATGGAGTTAGGTGTTGATGGAGTCTTAATGAACACACCTGTTGCAAAAGCAAAAGATCCTGTAAAGATGGCAACAGCGATGCGCTATGCTATAGAAGCTGGTAGAATGTCTTATTTGGCAGGTCGAATTCCGCAAAAACGATATGCTACAGCGAGTAGTGCTTACGAGTCGTTGATCTTGAAATAG
- the thiS gene encoding sulfur carrier protein ThiS translates to MELYINGETVELEVKTLIDIVKHYGLEKDLVVTEVNGEIVDRSNWEDTMVEPGMKIELVHFVGGG, encoded by the coding sequence ATGGAATTATATATTAATGGTGAAACGGTTGAATTAGAAGTTAAAACACTTATAGATATTGTAAAACATTATGGATTAGAGAAAGATTTAGTAGTAACTGAAGTAAATGGAGAAATTGTTGATCGGAGTAATTGGGAAGATACAATGGTTGAACCTGGAATGAAAATTGAACTAGTTCACTTTGTAGGAGGCGGATGA
- the thiE gene encoding thiamine phosphate synthase, which yields MREFKLYTITGEEFHQGRDLITVMEQAIIGGSDIIQLRDKTNSKKVVFEKGKQLRELTKKYGVTFIVNDHIDVALAVDADGIHIGQDDLPIEEARKIVGKDKIIGLSTHAIEEAREAERAGADYIGVGPIFPTKSKVDVVDPVTTDYIRQVVKEITIPFVAIGGIKLHNVDQVLEAGATRICAISEIVGTDDIKSVCQQFIQKIDQKVKV from the coding sequence ATGAGAGAGTTTAAACTTTATACAATTACTGGTGAAGAATTTCATCAGGGTCGTGATTTAATAACAGTAATGGAACAAGCGATTATCGGTGGGTCGGATATCATTCAATTAAGAGATAAAACTAATTCAAAGAAAGTGGTCTTTGAAAAAGGAAAGCAATTACGAGAGTTAACGAAAAAATATGGAGTAACGTTTATTGTTAATGATCATATTGATGTGGCACTCGCCGTGGATGCAGACGGTATTCATATTGGGCAAGATGATTTACCGATTGAAGAAGCAAGAAAAATAGTAGGGAAGGACAAGATAATTGGACTTTCCACTCATGCGATAGAAGAAGCTAGAGAAGCTGAACGTGCTGGTGCAGATTATATTGGTGTAGGTCCGATTTTCCCGACTAAAAGTAAAGTCGATGTTGTAGATCCTGTTACGACTGATTATATCCGTCAAGTCGTAAAGGAAATCACGATCCCTTTCGTAGCTATTGGTGGAATTAAGCTTCATAATGTCGATCAAGTGTTAGAGGCTGGAGCAACTCGAATTTGTGCTATTAGTGAAATTGTCGGAACTGATGACATTAAATCTGTTTGTCAACAATTCATTCAAAAAATTGATCAAAAGGTGAAGGTGTAA
- the aspA gene encoding aspartate ammonia-lyase, which yields MEKYRVERDLIGEKKVPSEAYYGIQTMRAKENFPITGYPPHQELIKAFGYVKKAAALANRDVGALNPQIADAIVEASEEVIEGKLNDHFIVDAIQGGAGTSFNMNANEVIANRAIEFLGGKKGEYIKVSPNTHVNMAQSTNDAFPTAIHIACLNLAKGLTKELEDLIQVLSEKEQEFDSVIKMGRTHLQDAVPIRLGQEFGAYRRVITRDLRRLMGSLNELYQINMGATAVGTGLNALPEYIKKVAKYLADITHLPFKTAEDLVDATQNTDAYTELSSALKILAINLSKIANDLRLMSSGPRTGLNEINLPARQPGSSIMPGKVNPVMCEVINQISFQVIGNDHTISLASEAGQLELNVMEPVLVFNLLQSLSILQNGIKVFRQYTIEGITANIERCREMVERSVGIITAINPHVGYETASRIAKEAIQTNRPVREICIERGILSEEELNEILEPKEMTNPGIAGAKFIYN from the coding sequence ATGGAAAAATATCGAGTTGAACGGGATTTAATTGGTGAAAAAAAGGTTCCATCAGAAGCGTATTATGGAATTCAAACGATGCGAGCAAAAGAAAACTTTCCAATTACAGGATATCCGCCGCATCAGGAATTAATTAAAGCGTTCGGATATGTAAAAAAAGCAGCAGCTTTAGCCAACCGTGATGTTGGAGCATTGAATCCACAAATTGCTGATGCAATTGTAGAAGCTTCTGAAGAAGTAATAGAAGGTAAACTCAATGACCACTTCATCGTAGACGCTATTCAAGGCGGGGCAGGTACGTCCTTTAATATGAATGCAAATGAAGTAATTGCGAATCGAGCGATTGAGTTTTTAGGTGGTAAGAAGGGCGAGTATATAAAAGTCAGTCCGAATACGCATGTAAATATGGCTCAGTCAACCAATGACGCTTTTCCGACAGCTATTCATATCGCCTGTTTAAACTTAGCTAAAGGTTTGACAAAGGAACTTGAAGATTTAATCCAGGTTCTGTCAGAAAAAGAACAAGAATTTGATAGTGTCATTAAAATGGGTCGTACTCACCTTCAAGACGCTGTCCCTATACGGTTGGGACAAGAATTTGGTGCTTATCGTCGAGTCATTACTCGCGATTTACGACGCCTAATGGGATCTCTAAATGAATTATATCAAATTAATATGGGAGCAACGGCAGTCGGAACTGGTTTAAATGCGTTACCTGAGTATATTAAAAAAGTGGCCAAGTATTTAGCTGACATCACTCATTTACCTTTTAAAACAGCAGAAGATCTTGTGGATGCTACGCAAAATACAGATGCTTACACCGAGTTATCAAGTGCTTTAAAAATATTAGCAATTAATTTATCGAAAATAGCCAATGATTTAAGATTAATGAGCTCGGGTCCTCGAACAGGGTTAAATGAAATTAATTTACCTGCACGGCAACCAGGATCATCCATTATGCCAGGGAAGGTAAATCCTGTTATGTGTGAAGTGATTAATCAAATTTCGTTTCAAGTCATTGGAAACGATCATACGATTAGCTTAGCTTCGGAAGCGGGACAGTTGGAGTTAAATGTAATGGAGCCAGTATTAGTATTTAACTTGTTACAATCATTATCAATTTTACAAAATGGTATAAAAGTATTTAGACAATATACAATTGAAGGGATTACAGCTAATATTGAAAGGTGCAGAGAAATGGTGGAAAGAAGTGTAGGAATTATAACAGCCATTAATCCACATGTAGGGTACGAAACTGCAAGTCGAATTGCAAAAGAGGCTATACAAACAAATCGTCCAGTTCGAGAAATTTGTATTGAAAGAGGCATACTTTCAGAAGAAGAATTAAATGAAATTTTAGAACCAAAAGAGATGACGAACCCTGGAATAGCAGGGGCTAAATTTATATATAATTAA
- a CDS encoding ROK family glucokinase has protein sequence MVTKWFVGVDLGGTTIKLAFVDPYGDIIFKGEVPTNTTNGGTNITTDIAKWIDQALEHLGVSKDRLHSIGMGAPGFINMETGYIYQAVNIGWKDFHLKDRLEMDTSLPVTIDNDANIAALGEMWRGAGNGAKNLLCVTLGTGVGGGVIVNGSIVHGVNGMAGEIGHITAIPKGGFPCNCGKAGCLETISSATGISRIAKEFVSDFPNSLLANGNINAKMVFEAAEKNDECALKVIDHITYYLGFALANLANSLNPEKIVIGGGVSKAGETLLKPLENHFQLFVLPRVAQSVSIVPATLGNDAGVIGGAWLAKTKNR, from the coding sequence ATGGTTACAAAATGGTTTGTCGGGGTAGACCTCGGCGGTACAACAATCAAGTTAGCGTTTGTCGATCCGTATGGAGATATAATATTTAAGGGAGAAGTTCCAACAAATACAACTAATGGTGGAACAAATATTACAACTGATATAGCAAAATGGATTGATCAAGCGTTAGAACACCTAGGAGTTTCCAAAGATCGGTTACATTCAATTGGAATGGGAGCACCTGGGTTTATCAATATGGAAACAGGATATATTTATCAAGCCGTTAATATTGGTTGGAAAGACTTCCATTTAAAAGATCGTTTAGAAATGGATACAAGTCTTCCAGTAACAATTGACAATGACGCTAATATTGCTGCTTTAGGTGAAATGTGGCGTGGTGCTGGTAATGGAGCTAAAAATTTATTATGTGTTACTTTAGGAACTGGAGTTGGCGGAGGGGTTATTGTGAATGGTTCAATCGTACATGGAGTAAATGGAATGGCCGGTGAAATTGGTCATATTACAGCGATACCAAAAGGTGGATTTCCATGTAATTGTGGAAAAGCGGGTTGCCTTGAAACAATCAGTTCTGCAACAGGAATATCTAGAATAGCTAAAGAATTTGTCAGTGATTTTCCAAATAGCTTGTTAGCAAATGGAAATATAAATGCCAAAATGGTGTTCGAAGCGGCTGAGAAAAACGATGAGTGTGCCTTGAAAGTCATTGATCATATTACATATTATTTAGGGTTTGCACTTGCTAATTTAGCCAATTCCCTTAACCCTGAAAAAATAGTTATTGGTGGTGGGGTTTCTAAAGCTGGTGAAACATTACTGAAGCCATTAGAAAATCACTTTCAGTTATTTGTGTTACCCCGAGTGGCCCAAAGTGTTTCCATTGTACCAGCAACATTAGGGAATGATGCTGGAGTTATAGGTGGGGCTTGGTTAGCTAAGACAAAAAATAGGTAA
- a CDS encoding YqgQ family protein, with amino-acid sequence MNTFYDVQQLLKKFGTFIYTKNRSVDSLMMEDEIRELYESGMVDKQSYQAALLILKKEQREQQKG; translated from the coding sequence ATGAATACGTTCTATGATGTTCAACAATTATTAAAAAAATTCGGGACATTTATTTATACAAAAAATCGAAGTGTAGATTCCTTAATGATGGAAGATGAAATTCGAGAGTTGTACGAATCAGGGATGGTTGATAAACAGTCATATCAAGCTGCTTTGCTTATTCTAAAGAAAGAACAACGTGAGCAACAGAAAGGTTGA
- a CDS encoding YueI family protein, translating to MEDKLKDIINRGLYGNPEIKSEERNLFLTTIIERIHLALTKRQVIHKGMYDQAVTILNTAHNIRIYINGNLSYHLYSNYVKEANKYNVPFTIVNANEETPIGLVIATENLAINKSEIFIKDDFYQIDFDLKK from the coding sequence ATGGAAGATAAACTAAAAGATATTATTAACCGTGGTCTATACGGCAATCCTGAAATTAAATCAGAAGAACGTAATCTATTCTTAACTACCATTATTGAACGTATTCACCTTGCCTTAACGAAACGTCAAGTAATTCATAAGGGAATGTATGACCAGGCAGTGACCATTTTAAATACCGCTCATAACATTCGCATATACATTAACGGAAACTTATCGTATCATCTTTATTCAAATTATGTGAAAGAAGCCAATAAATATAATGTACCGTTTACAATCGTTAATGCGAATGAAGAAACACCGATTGGACTCGTCATTGCAACCGAAAACCTAGCTATTAATAAATCAGAAATATTTATTAAAGATGACTTTTATCAAATAGATTTCGATTTAAAAAAGTAA
- a CDS encoding spore germination protein produces the protein MAKKNILHPVSKSIEENIQYLKEALGVDKSFDIIHLDLEYGKVPMALFVVDGFAKDFSLTQIQRELLLLKPEDLQGDPLKTLTHTRIPYVEIDTNDDLDAIVDDVLAGQAALVVDGLDQIILMDTRTYPVRGPEEPDTEQVIRGAKDGYVETLVENAALTRRRVRDRTLRIEYKRVGRRSKTDLCIAYIEDIADPNIVDKISQALDLIDTDGLPMGDKTIEEFIFGQHYNPYPMVRYSERPDVVASHLFEGHVVIMVDGSPSVMITPTTFWHHLQHAEEYRQKPIIGAALRAVRFTAVWASIFLLPLWYLFATNQHLLPEMLAYIGPNDEGQVPIYVQFLLAEIGIEMLRMAAIHTPSALATALGLVAAILIGEVAIEVGLFSPEVVLYLAVAAVGSFATPSYELSLANRLIRVLLLISTAIFGLGGYVVGVVLFILLLTSMKGFQTPYLWPFLPFSYRGFRDVLLRSPIPLKNRRPTGIHPLDPDR, from the coding sequence TTGGCAAAAAAGAATATTTTACATCCTGTTTCTAAAAGTATTGAGGAGAATATACAGTATTTAAAAGAAGCGCTTGGTGTGGATAAAAGTTTCGATATAATCCATTTGGATTTAGAGTATGGGAAGGTTCCAATGGCTCTCTTTGTCGTTGATGGCTTTGCTAAAGACTTTTCATTAACACAAATACAACGAGAACTTCTTTTGCTGAAACCGGAAGATTTACAAGGAGACCCATTAAAAACCCTTACACATACTCGTATACCATATGTTGAAATTGATACAAATGATGATTTAGATGCAATTGTTGATGATGTTTTAGCAGGACAAGCTGCTTTGGTTGTGGATGGATTGGATCAAATTATTTTAATGGATACGAGAACATATCCAGTAAGAGGTCCTGAAGAGCCTGATACCGAACAAGTAATTCGTGGAGCCAAAGATGGATATGTAGAAACGCTAGTTGAAAATGCAGCTTTGACTCGTAGAAGAGTTCGTGACCGTACGTTAAGGATCGAATATAAACGAGTGGGGAGAAGGTCAAAAACAGATTTATGTATAGCGTACATAGAAGATATTGCTGATCCTAATATTGTCGATAAAATTAGTCAAGCGCTTGATTTAATTGATACAGACGGACTACCAATGGGAGATAAAACGATAGAGGAATTTATTTTCGGGCAACATTATAATCCCTATCCAATGGTACGGTATTCAGAGCGTCCAGATGTCGTTGCCTCTCATTTATTTGAAGGACACGTTGTTATTATGGTCGATGGTTCTCCGAGTGTCATGATCACACCGACAACGTTTTGGCACCATTTACAACATGCTGAGGAATACCGTCAAAAACCAATCATCGGTGCAGCTTTAAGAGCTGTTCGTTTTACAGCTGTATGGGCATCAATTTTTTTACTACCTCTTTGGTATTTATTTGCGACAAATCAACACCTACTTCCAGAAATGTTAGCTTATATTGGACCGAATGATGAAGGGCAAGTCCCTATATATGTTCAATTTTTATTAGCGGAAATTGGTATAGAAATGTTGAGAATGGCTGCTATCCATACGCCTAGTGCGCTGGCGACTGCACTCGGGTTGGTTGCTGCGATATTAATTGGTGAAGTTGCTATTGAAGTAGGCTTGTTTTCACCAGAAGTTGTTTTATATCTAGCCGTTGCTGCTGTGGGGTCATTCGCAACGCCAAGCTATGAATTAAGTTTAGCCAATAGGTTAATAAGAGTGCTTTTATTAATAAGTACTGCGATATTTGGCTTAGGTGGATATGTAGTTGGAGTTGTCTTATTTATTCTTTTATTAACAAGTATGAAAGGTTTTCAAACACCATATTTATGGCCGTTCCTGCCTTTTTCCTACCGAGGGTTTCGTGATGTTTTATTGCGATCACCGATTCCGTTAAAAAATCGAAGACCAACTGGAATACACCCACTTGATCCTGATCGTTAA
- a CDS encoding M42 family metallopeptidase yields the protein MEKFNVQNVIDTLEELVNIPSPSGNTEKVIAAVENQLKPLGVKMQRNRKGGLIVTLPGENDREHKMITAHVDTLGAMVKEIKSDGRLSLTMIGGFRWNAVEGEYCQIETSEGKEYTGTILIHQSSVHVYKNAGEIKRDEKNIEVRVDAPVTNANEVRELGIEVGDFVSFDPRFQVTDHGFVKSRHLDDKASVAILMNTIQLIIEEQRKLPYTTHFLISNNEEIGYGGNSNIPPETVEYLAVDMGAIGDGQATTEYCVSICAKDSSGPYHIGLRKKLVQIAKEQNLNYAVDIYPYYGSDASAAIRSGHDIIHGLVGPGIDASHAHERTHFDSLVNTWKLVYHYLFSK from the coding sequence ATGGAAAAATTTAATGTGCAAAATGTGATCGATACACTTGAAGAGCTAGTTAACATTCCAAGCCCTTCAGGGAATACGGAAAAAGTGATTGCTGCTGTAGAAAATCAATTAAAGCCTTTAGGTGTAAAAATGCAGAGAAATCGTAAAGGTGGTTTAATTGTGACGCTTCCTGGTGAAAATGACCGAGAACATAAGATGATAACAGCACATGTGGATACGTTAGGGGCAATGGTTAAGGAAATAAAAAGCGATGGTCGCTTAAGTTTAACGATGATTGGTGGATTTCGTTGGAACGCAGTTGAAGGTGAATATTGTCAAATTGAAACGAGTGAAGGAAAAGAATATACAGGGACGATCCTGATACACCAGTCTTCAGTTCATGTGTATAAAAATGCTGGTGAAATTAAACGCGATGAAAAAAATATAGAAGTTCGTGTCGATGCACCCGTTACAAATGCAAACGAAGTACGTGAATTAGGAATTGAAGTGGGAGATTTTGTCTCTTTTGATCCTAGGTTTCAAGTTACGGACCATGGTTTTGTGAAATCGCGCCACCTTGATGATAAAGCTAGTGTTGCTATCTTGATGAACACGATTCAATTAATTATCGAAGAACAACGGAAACTACCGTATACGACACATTTTCTGATTTCGAATAATGAGGAGATCGGTTATGGAGGTAACTCTAATATACCACCTGAAACTGTTGAATATTTAGCCGTTGATATGGGGGCAATAGGGGACGGACAAGCTACAACAGAATATTGTGTTTCTATTTGTGCCAAAGATTCTAGTGGACCGTACCATATTGGTTTGAGAAAGAAATTAGTTCAAATTGCAAAAGAACAGAATCTAAACTATGCTGTAGACATTTACCCTTATTATGGTTCAGATGCTTCGGCTGCCATTCGTTCGGGTCATGATATTATTCATGGATTAGTTGGCCCTGGTATTGATGCATCACATGCTCATGAAAGAACACACTTTGATTCCCTCGTAAACACGTGGAAGCTAGTGTATCACTATCTATTCTCTAAATAA
- a CDS encoding rhomboid family intramembrane serine protease, producing MDVLQHDLFYWQLVHHLVIHKGMRVIEVNPNCNEIWLEEEDHEPSKIIRIIRKDINWSNRLKEDMKTTLVKFNGLRRQLSSRKIEAENIYVSTYRPVDSSEHLFVKPTTTAQQKTVMHSYLIEAEYGSKISELERLQISMELDADGVDTEGIDVEEIQQEIRRLRKEVVAKAEERLNAEKAIFTFGKPRFTYFLLIVISIMFGLLEINGGSMRILTLIEFGAKYNPLIEAGEYWRLLTAMFLHIGFLHFFMNSFALFYLGSAVERIYGSWRFLFIYLVAGLFGSIASYAFNEQVAAGASGAIFGCFGALLYFGVNHRKLFFRTMGMSVIVILVINLSLGFLVPMIDNGAHIGGLLGGFLASFVVQLPKQTVRIRQFILFGFIVCVGYGLFVFGTMNEQKTGSPIVHLQFVQELLEEEEYDRAYPLLLSLKGRKLEIPELHFLLGYTEVHLSKFTEAKDSFNRTVQLRHDFHEAHYNLALVYVELGEIEKALEAVNEALFYSPTEEPYGELKEKLER from the coding sequence ATGGACGTTTTGCAACATGATTTATTTTACTGGCAACTTGTCCACCATCTAGTCATTCATAAAGGGATGCGAGTTATTGAAGTTAATCCAAACTGTAACGAAATATGGTTAGAAGAAGAAGATCATGAACCTTCTAAGATTATTCGAATTATACGTAAAGATATTAATTGGAGTAATCGCTTGAAAGAAGATATGAAAACGACTTTAGTTAAGTTCAATGGGTTACGGAGACAACTTAGTTCTCGTAAGATAGAAGCCGAAAATATATATGTCTCAACATATCGTCCTGTTGATTCTTCAGAGCATTTATTTGTAAAACCTACTACGACTGCTCAGCAAAAAACGGTAATGCACTCATACTTGATTGAAGCTGAGTACGGGAGTAAAATTAGTGAACTTGAGCGGTTACAAATCTCAATGGAATTAGACGCTGATGGAGTAGATACGGAAGGTATAGATGTTGAAGAAATTCAACAAGAAATCAGAAGGTTAAGAAAAGAAGTTGTAGCTAAGGCTGAAGAAAGATTGAATGCAGAGAAAGCGATTTTTACATTCGGAAAACCGAGGTTTACTTATTTTTTATTAATTGTAATCTCAATAATGTTCGGGTTACTTGAAATTAATGGCGGAAGTATGAGAATTTTAACTTTAATCGAATTTGGAGCTAAATACAACCCTTTAATTGAAGCAGGTGAGTATTGGCGCCTTTTAACAGCGATGTTTTTACATATCGGTTTTCTTCACTTTTTTATGAATTCCTTTGCTCTTTTCTATTTAGGTAGTGCGGTAGAAAGGATTTATGGTAGTTGGCGTTTTTTGTTTATTTATCTAGTCGCAGGTTTATTTGGGTCTATAGCTAGTTATGCCTTTAATGAACAAGTTGCAGCGGGTGCTTCTGGTGCCATCTTTGGTTGTTTTGGAGCATTGTTGTACTTTGGAGTTAATCACCGTAAATTATTTTTTCGAACAATGGGAATGAGTGTTATCGTTATTCTAGTGATTAACCTTAGCTTAGGGTTTTTAGTTCCAATGATAGATAACGGGGCTCATATTGGTGGTTTATTAGGAGGTTTCTTGGCCTCATTTGTAGTACAGCTGCCGAAGCAGACCGTTCGTATTAGACAATTCATCTTGTTTGGTTTTATCGTTTGTGTAGGATATGGATTATTTGTATTTGGAACGATGAATGAACAAAAGACAGGGTCACCTATTGTACACTTACAGTTTGTTCAGGAACTACTAGAGGAAGAAGAGTATGATAGAGCATACCCATTATTATTAAGTTTGAAAGGAAGAAAACTTGAAATTCCTGAACTACACTTTTTATTAGGATATACCGAAGTACATCTAAGTAAATTTACCGAAGCAAAAGACAGTTTTAATCGTACGGTTCAATTACGTCATGATTTTCATGAAGCACACTATAATCTCGCTTTAGTATACGTCGAGTTAGGTGAAATAGAAAAGGCCCTTGAAGCTGTCAATGAAGCATTATTTTACTCACCGACAGAAGAGCCGTATGGCGAATTAAAAGAGAAATTAGAACGGTAA
- a CDS encoding HAD family hydrolase, producing the protein MRWRTICFDLDNTLFSHEEAFEKAICYCLEQQQQRWLETNQLVNKIDISVWFKTFKSYSDIYWKQFETKQIDARTYRRWRYHDTMKQYHLPYSDDEADAFHAHYYEIVSSFSEPFEGLIEIMNELKQRNITVGIITNGTADTQYRKVKKLGLENFICDEHIFVSEELGVAKPNRAIFDLALERLSHSGEKLFIGDSWEHDICGAIEAGWDAIYLNTRGMPATTEHQPLATFEKLTEVLNLLKNDQSMKG; encoded by the coding sequence ATGCGGTGGAGAACTATTTGTTTTGATTTAGACAATACATTATTCAGTCATGAAGAGGCCTTTGAAAAGGCAATTTGTTATTGTCTTGAACAGCAGCAACAGAGGTGGTTAGAAACAAACCAGCTAGTGAACAAAATCGACATATCTGTATGGTTTAAAACTTTTAAATCATATAGCGATATTTATTGGAAGCAATTTGAAACAAAGCAAATTGATGCAAGAACATATCGTCGCTGGCGCTACCATGATACGATGAAACAATATCATTTACCTTATTCTGACGATGAAGCAGATGCATTTCATGCCCATTACTATGAAATAGTTAGTTCATTTAGTGAACCTTTTGAAGGGTTAATCGAGATTATGAATGAACTAAAACAACGAAATATTACAGTTGGGATTATAACCAACGGTACAGCAGATACTCAATACCGAAAAGTAAAGAAATTAGGCTTGGAAAATTTCATTTGTGACGAACATATTTTTGTCTCAGAAGAATTAGGAGTTGCTAAACCAAATCGAGCTATATTTGATTTGGCTCTAGAACGACTGAGTCATTCTGGTGAGAAATTGTTTATAGGGGATTCTTGGGAACACGATATTTGTGGTGCCATCGAAGCGGGGTGGGACGCAATCTATTTGAATACAAGAGGAATGCCAGCAACAACTGAACACCAACCACTTGCTACTTTTGAAAAACTAACGGAAGTATTGAATCTACTAAAGAATGACCAATCCATGAAAGGGTGA
- a CDS encoding L-lactate dehydrogenase, translated as MDNSKSSRVVIIGTGFVGSSYAYALLNQGVADEMVLIDLNKEKAEGDAMDLNHGLPFSTPMKIWAGTYADCKNADLVVITAGANQAPGETRLDLVEKNTAIFHKIVTEVMNAGFDGIFLVATNPVDILTYATWKFSGLPKERVIGSGTILDTARFRFLLSEYFNVDSRNVHAYIMGEHGDTELPIWSHADIGGRPILRYVEDKESSITKEGLDEIFVNVRDAAYHIIERKGATYYGIAMGLVRLTKAILRNENSVLTVSALLEGHYGLNDIYIGVPAIVNRSGVREIVELDLNADEQEKLHHSADILKKAMKPVLKFNK; from the coding sequence ATGGACAACTCAAAAAGTAGTCGCGTAGTCATTATCGGTACTGGATTTGTAGGATCAAGCTATGCATATGCACTCTTAAATCAAGGAGTTGCAGATGAAATGGTACTTATTGATCTTAACAAAGAAAAAGCAGAAGGAGATGCGATGGATTTAAATCACGGCTTGCCTTTTTCAACACCAATGAAAATTTGGGCAGGGACTTACGCCGATTGTAAAAATGCGGATCTAGTAGTGATTACAGCTGGAGCAAACCAAGCGCCTGGTGAAACAAGACTTGATTTAGTGGAGAAAAATACAGCTATTTTTCATAAAATAGTTACTGAAGTGATGAATGCTGGTTTTGATGGTATCTTCCTTGTAGCTACAAACCCAGTAGATATCTTAACATATGCGACGTGGAAGTTCTCAGGATTACCTAAAGAACGAGTCATTGGTTCGGGAACGATTTTAGATACGGCACGCTTCAGATTTTTATTAAGCGAATACTTTAATGTTGATTCAAGAAATGTTCATGCTTATATTATGGGTGAGCATGGAGATACTGAATTACCGATTTGGAGTCACGCTGACATTGGTGGAAGACCGATCTTACGGTATGTTGAAGATAAGGAATCGAGTATTACAAAAGAAGGATTAGACGAAATCTTTGTTAATGTTCGAGATGCGGCCTACCATATTATTGAACGTAAAGGCGCAACTTATTATGGGATTGCAATGGGACTTGTGCGTCTTACAAAGGCAATTTTACGAAATGAAAATTCCGTATTAACAGTTTCCGCATTATTAGAAGGACATTATGGATTAAATGATATTTACATTGGTGTTCCTGCGATTGTCAATCGAAGTGGTGTACGAGAAATCGTTGAACTTGACTTAAATGCTGATGAGCAAGAAAAGCTTCATCATTCAGCTGATATATTAAAGAAAGCGATGAAACCTGTATTAAAATTTAATAAATAG